The genomic DNA AagaatattgtttatttttccaATGCTAGCTTGTATGAAAACAAGTATGTTAACTGGAGAGATAGTTTTGGATGTTCTATGGCTCCTAAGCCACCCAAATCTGaagaatttcctgaagttttaaGGTAATCAGCTAATTTTGAcatcatttatatttctttttaaatgttaGTATTGTTAGTAATTGTCAATATTATGTTGGGAATGAAGATCCGACCTTCAAAATCCTTATTACTTCCTTCTTTAACTCCCTCACCCGGCCaacataatttataattaatatgaCAACAGTCTCTTCAGAATCTTTGTATTATTTTgtcgttattattattattattattattattatttaaaaggtAAATGGGAAAAGAtagaattaattattaattaaagtgacacCAATAACCATTAAACAAGGTTAAACTCTTATCATTGAGCCAACACCGCATGGATAACTAATGATATTATTTAAATCGCAACCCTGAGAATATTTGTATAAGTGCATTCCTATAATCTGATTGTTTTAcaatgacactttttttttcaaagaactTTAGATTTAGATATTAAATTttcgaagttttttttttcaacaaaattttcttaaagttaacATTTGAGAAttggttttattattattagccatttgtgtatttaatttttacaaatggtagattcaaattatttaatttttttaaattgtttgtgTGCTTGCAGAGACATTATAATTGAATATTCCAGCAAAATAATGGCATTAGGTAATACTATATTTGAGTTATTCTCAGAGGCTCTTGGATTGGATCCATCTTATCTCAAAGAATTGAATTGCTTAGAAGCACTTTATGTTCAGGGTCATTATTACCCATCTTGTCCTGAACCAGAGTTAACTATGGGTGCATCCAAGCACACTGATCCTGGTTTCATGGCAATAGTTCTACAGGATCAATTGGGTGGTCTTCAAGTTCTTCATGAGAATCAATGGGTTAACGTTTCTCCTGTGCATGGAGCTCTTGTTGTCAACGTAGGAGATCTTTTGCAAGTATGTATTGAATTAGTATTATATAACTTTTTAGTAGTTATATGTTTTATTTCAGAGATTTATTgtcattatttatttcttttttacaaagTATGCTTGAGTagaattaagaaattaaatttttattgaaaattagtTGTTCAATCCATAATttacatttatcttttttatttctataaGTTTAAAAGATATTagaaaaatggaagaaatgaaaaacaaaataaagtgaaatgaaaaaaaaaaaatccatactTCATAGTTACGTAGATGTCATTGTAATTATATACTTATAGAAATTTATTTGTCAATGTTACAGCTtataacaaatgacaattttgtCAGTGTTTTTCATCGAGTGTTATTAAGTGATAAAGGACCAAGAGTTTCTGTAGCTAATTTCTTTGGAAATCTTTATGATTTGGATGAATCTTCGTCAAAGGTTTACGGTCCTATAAAGAAATTGTTATCAGAAGAAATCCCACCGATCTACAGAGAAACCAGCTTTGAAGAATTCATGGCACATTATCTGAAGAAGGGATATGATGGGAGCAAAGCCTTGCAACCTTTTACgttgtaaaaataatatatttcaactaaaaaaagagaaaaacactTAATAAATTGATATCTTTCTCTTTCGATTGTAAGGTTTTGGTTTTATACTTTTGGTTGGTGATTTTATCGCCATTAAATAAAAGGTTATTTAATAAGATTTTAATTATCTATGATGCCTATGGATTGATtaatagataaattattttaaagtcgGTTCTTGCATATTCATATATCTAGCATCATACCCTTGCATTCGTATGGACAGGTtgatttgaaatacatatataattaaaattaatatgataaaGTTTTTAAAACTCAACTATTTGCTAAAATATTTGCATTATTTCCATTGCAAGTTGATGTGTTCCGAATCTAAGTCCAATTTTTTGCTATGTTCTTTAATCCAGATTGTGCGATTCTCCTCTCCTTCAAAACAACCAAGTAGAGACTCTAAAATATACTAATTGAACTTGAACTTTTTGCActttatttaatatcatattagAACAATTATCTTGTACATTGGTGTTTTTCTATGATAAAAGCAGAACttgaaaaatattgatgaaatcTTTCAAACACAATTTGATCTATTTGTTCTCTTACTGCTATTATATGGTCAACTTTGCAACttgtcatcatttttttttaattcatcatTAGTCTTCCTAAATGCAAGCATGCATATATCttctctaatttttcttttgattttatttctctCAATTCTTTCTTTCATCGTTTCTTTTTAAGTAGAATTTATGTACATGATCTTGTATAGTTGTATTGACATTTCCAAGTCAATCTCATAGAGCATGCACATTTTCTATCTTTTATAATTACCAAACTTCACACAACTCTATTGCATCCAAGAAATCTGCTGCATAAAGCAAACAACTGCTTTTAATCATGATTAGCATGAATTCCGAAATTTTCTAGACAACTGGGTGAATGTTTGGACCATACTCtatttcatcaataattgaTGTCGAAAAAATCATGGTTTAGTTATGTTTGAACCGATGTTTTTAAAATTGACCTGTCATCAAACTCGAAAGTAGTATTGATACAAGGTTTAATGGTCTAACTGTGGTTAGATTGGTAATAATAAGATAACATTTTTCACGATATATTAAGTAAGGAAGCTTCatatatcattttcaaaaactaaaaaggaTTCTTTTTTGAAGTCACAAACAAATGCACTGgtatcactactaaaaaaaagtaaaatagggagggaaattagtgacggaaaaaataaaatctctcaCAAATTcgttggtcgcaaaatttagtgacggaattagagagggatttcacgttttccctcactaatttttgttttttagtagtGTAATCCTGAATAAATggtaataaaatgaaaaaattaaccttcaaaagaataaaaacattaactttttattgtaattttttcgACGTGGAAGTGGAAAATCAAGACACCatagaagagaaaaacaaacCATGCAGAACTGTGAAAACCCAGCAAATAACCAGTTTCAGTTTTTGTCCCGTTTCCCCAACTAGTGGTACTGTGGATTATTTAGACAAGACGAAAGTCCAGTTTCAATAATAGGTTTGAACATGATTTTAGTCTTAAACTATTGTTGGATAGAAGTGACAAAACATTGTTTTTCCATTTGGTACGACGGTGATTTACAAACATTTGGGACAAGAAGGAGGCGCCCCCAAAACTTAGGAGCGATTCACTGTCAGGAAAAATCTTTCCTTggcaaaaatttattaaattatacaCTAAAGCCTAAAAATATGGACAAGCAACTTGCAAGACTTTTgtcttatttgattttatattgcTATAAGAGAAAGTCTTCCTTGATCACATTTCATCCTTCTTTCCATTTCCTTCCACATTGTTGCCTTCTCTTGCCACTGAAATCTCACTGTTTGCACATAATCTCATTCTGTATCTACAAAGTTCTTAACAGTTGCATCATCACTGACCTTCCTACATCATAAGCaatacaacaacatcaacaattttTCCATATAATGAAAGATGCAAACTGATTTAACTTACTTGTACAACTTTatgagttaagatcctctccatttctttCATTCGGAAAGATCAAGACACAATgaagtttgaaaaaacatataaataattaatagtgGTGGGACCTACTAAGTGGTAGGACTcactatatatacttttttatgtCTATCTCTCAAGAGAATCTTTTCCCAACTTTATATCTCTTTAAATGGTTAATTAGGTGCAGAAAGTAAGTTTGATACCATAAGAGCTTAAAGAATATCTTACTATTTTGACATCAGAATATAAATCATTTCTTAATACTGGTTAATGTATTTACACTTTTCGTATGTGGCAAAggcaccaaaaaaaaaatgagtgatGGGGATTCCAGGACACACTTTGTACCATCTCAAGAACTATTTATAGGTATTACCCATTTTGAAAATATGTTATcataaatgaatcaaaaaattattaggGTTTGAGCATATAATTTTTCTGgtcaatacataaaatatagACTTGGCAAAAGCCAACAGCTAGCATTTACAAATGATGAAAAATACCACTCATATTTGTATTTCAACTTATGCATAAGGACATGTTAACCAATTTCAAATATGATTTCATCACGCGCAGAAACGTTTAGAATTTTTAGTTTAGAATTGAAGCTCAAGGCAAAATAATTACAATAGATACTTATGAAGCCGCAGGAAGCACTTGTCGGATACCGTTCTTCTTCCACAGTTGGTTTAGAACATTCTAAGGCAATCCTCCTTGatttcaaagaaacaaaaagtatCATGAAGACATAATTGAAGAACACAAGAACCGAAACAAAAAAGAGCAATTTTTTGATTGGTTTCATTGCAACTAAGCAAGTAactcaattttcctttttatgacCAATTTCTCACTGATTAACACACACCGCAAATGATAGGTTTTTtatagttgtttttttattagtatcatgaatgatgattattatagaaatatagaTTTTAAATCGCATAATCACATCCACACACCCACACCACTGACAACACATGAaacttgaagaaagattatgtagaagatgaagcttcgaCATCGAATACAAGTGGAACTCAACCAGTAGTGGATCCTGATTATCTTTTGGCTAGAGATAGAGAAAGGAGGACCATTACGGTTCCTAGTAGATATGGTTATGCGGACTTGGTGTGTTTTGCTCTAAATGCGGCTGAAGATATGCAAGACTCGGAGCCTAGAAACTTCAAAGAGGCATTTGagagcaaagagagcaagtattGGTTAAAGGCGGTGAATGAAGAGATGGATTCATTGGAAAAGAACCAAACTTGGAAACGTGTGAAGCTACCTAAACATCAAagggtagttggatgcaagtggATCTTCAAGAAAAAGGAAGGTATTCCGGGAGTTGAAGGTCCAAGGTACAAAGCAAGACTTGTGGCCAAGGGTTTCACTCAAGTGGAGGAGATCGACTACAATGAGATATTCTCACCGGTGGTGAAACATTGTTCCATAAGGATACTTATGGCTATtgtgaatcaattcaatcttgagttggaacaaatggatgtgaagaccgcTTTCTTACAAGGTGACCTTGAAGAGACAATCTACATGGAGCAACCAGAAGGTTTTGTGGAGGACAAGTCTAAGGTAtgtcttttgaagaaatctttgtatgAGTTGAAGCAAAGCCCTAGGCAATGGTATCGTCGGTTTGATGAATTTCTTTTGAAGACCAGTTTTGTGAGAAGCGGATATGATTCTTGCGTGTATATGTTGAAGAGGGGTGAGAAAGTCATTCTCTACCTTCTtctatatgtggatgatatcttGATGGCAAGCTCTAGCAAGGATGAGATTGTGAAGCTCAAAGAAAAGTTAAATGGTAAATTTGAGATGAAAGATCTTGGTCCGGCAAAGAGAGTTCTTAGAATTGATGTTTTGAGGAATCGTGACAAAGGTGAACTTTTCTTATCTCAATTTAGTTATTTGAAGAAGGTGGTTGAGCGTTTTAGAATGTCTAACTCTAAAACCGTGAGCACTCCCTTGGGGCACCACACAAAGTTATCCATAAAACAATGTCCTCAATCCAAGGATGAGAAGCAATTTATGGAAGGTACTCCCTATGTaagtggggttggaagcatcatgtatggaATGGTTTGTAGTAGACCGGACTTAGCTTATGCGGTTAGCATTGTGATCGGTTTATGGCAAATTCGGGTATTGTGCAttggcaagctttgaagtgggtGTTGAGGTATTTGAATGGATCTTTGAAGAGCGGTTTGAAGTACACAAGAGCAGCTCAAGAGGAAGACGCTTTGGAGGGGTATGTTGATGCGGACTATACGGGCAATGTGGACACAAGAAAATCTCTATCGGGTTTTGTGTTTACTCTATATGGCACGACTATTAGTTGGAAGGCTAATCAACAATCCGTGGTGGCATTATCAACATCTCAAGGGGAATATATTTCCCTTGGTTGAAGGGTATGATTGGTGAGTTAGGAATTACTCAAGAatgtgtgaagatacattgtgatagtcaaAGTGTCATTCACTTGGCGAATCATCAAATGTATCATGAGaggacaaagcacattgacattcgCTTGCACTTTGTTAGAGACATGATTGAATCAAAAGTAATTGTGGTGGAAAAAGTGGCATCGAAAGAGAATCTGGCGGATGTGTTTACCAAGTCATTGCCTAGATCAAGGTTCAAGTattgcttggacttgatcaAGTTTGTTGAAGAGTAATCCCCTTTTGGAGAGAGCAGCaaggtggttgatggttaaatttACATCACCACCAATttagagtcaaggtggagaaatgttataAATTGACTCAAGAATTGGATGTTGAAGCGCTgagaaatcgtggcacgtttgcagggcaacgtggcacgattggaTGGTTCAGATTTTGGGTTTATAGCTGGAAAATTCGTGGCACGATTCAGGATGAACGTGACACGATAGAAGCTGAACGCGGCACGATCCAGGAGGAACGTGGCACGATGTGGACGGATAAGGTATAGTACTGTACTATACCtgctccatcgtggcacgatggacacgaaacgtggcacgatgctGCGTATTTCTGAACACTATTTAAggcttctttcttcatcttttgtgAGTAGCTTTGAGAGAGAAACCTAGGaatacaaaggaggtaactttagggttgagtgtctttgtagtgaggttctcttgagggttgggaaacattgtaaacaccttgggtagtgagatttcaccattggaaggatcaaaaagcttccttttgtgttttctcttatgattcatattgtgagagtgagtgacacaaaatgggtagaaattaggtcttgttCTTGTGCAAGCTTGTAAGCTAATTTCCTATAactcttttgtaacactttcatcatagtggattggagagctgctctctcccccagattaggtcatattggaccgaactgggtcaacaatcttggtgtgtttgttcctcgttttcattgcttatctttattgctttgattatgcttgtggtgttgctctacacttagatttaggtctgtttttgttgttattgcttGGAGACACATTATCtattgattaccacttccttttgctccacacatctttgttattcattggtgTGGTTTTGTCCGAATTCACAATAATATACatattacattttagtttttaagtggTCGAGTCATTAGTTgactcaaatttttaaataccaataaaaattgaatcttaCGACCAAGTCATCTGACCGAGTTATTCTATTTGATTCGGTTCAACCAGTGACTCAGTGGTTCAACCATTAACTCAATGACACAGTACCCCTATCGAGTCGATGACcaagccgagttttaaaattatGAATACATGTCGTTTTcatgttactttttattttcttttaggtttttgtttttccattttGTGCTAGCCCATAGAATTGTGATGCTTTCACGTAGTATGATGCTTTTACAAAGATAAAAGCTGATGGAGTTGTAAGGTAACCCGTCTAGGAGAAACAATGAATAAGAGTAAACTTAATTATTGATACAAAATGTAATAATTTTCTCTGTGAAAAGAAGAGAAGACAAGGTATATACTTCTTTTTCAATTCAACTCTTCtttccattttatttctttttcttttttaatttaagagtaAATACATGGTAaggtatttgttttttaaaacacTTTAGTTCTAATTGTGCCTAATATTTTAGTGGAGCTCATTTACGACTTGTGTTTAATTGtttggttaaaaaataaaagcatttATATGTACAAGATCATTATCGAGTTGATTGGATTTAGGTTTGACATAAAAAAACCGTTGGTCTTTTACCCAACCCAAACCAACTAAATTTGATATAACAAGTTTGGCTAAAACTAAACCGCGTGTTTACACCCCTAGTCTTTTTCTATAAACCAAaagttaaaaaacaatttttttaatcctaTATATAAAACTTTCATGAGGAATGTTAGAAACAGTGTTTTAAAATTCAGACCGGTGATTGATCCTACCATTCTACCAAGTCACTAGGTCACTGAATTGTTGATCGGACCAATGAGTCACTGGTCGGACCGCATGACTATTAGCCCAttctatataaaataaatcatgactTAAACttcataattataaaattaataaaaatatttctataaaaatattaataaaaagtcatatattaaaaaattaacaagaaatataaaattaacaatatttGATCAATATATTCCTCAAAAagtaaaactatattttataaatatattttagataaatatataaaaaaagaaagaaatagttTACTTTacatttaaagaaaaagatagttgatggttaagggaaaaaaagaaaaaaaaaagtttgcttgagcatttgaaagaaagaaaaaaaacattgttaaagagaaagaaaaaaaagaggggaaaaatatatagatattagtTTATTAATTTGTAATTTCGTTTTTGTTGATGAAAGGATTAAATATATAGCTTAGAATTAGAATGTATTATTAAATCAAGAGATCTTGAAAGgattaaatatataacttagAATGTATTATTAACAATTAAGTGATCTTGGTTGAGTGGTTACCGGTAAGGGAAGAGGATAGACATATATTGATCTCAAGTTTGATTCCTTCTATAAGCGaaatttggtatttttttatgaaatttcttTCAAGCATTAAACCTGTTTGGTCTAATACCTGTTTGATCTATCCATGTCACATCGGGTTTCGATGGTTTGATTGCATATATGATCATGTAATCAAACCAAATTATACACCCCTTTGATTTCTGGTTTGACCGATTCGACCAATCAATCCTgttcagattttaaaatacatttttaaaattctcTTGTAACacatcccttttttttttttacaaaagaatatCCACGTGTTCTTGTTTGGTGAAATCATTGAgtcaataaaaaagtgaaatcTTAATCCATCCATACATCGTGGCATATCTTGGGGGTGACAGCATGTTGCAAAGGCTATTTTTAGGGAAAGTGGGTGTAGCCGAGAGAGAATGATCCTCAACATATTCTTTCCAAAATCGCATTCATCATCATCTCTCAAATTTGAATATACTTCCCTTACTTTATTTACGTTGCTAATCGAATTGAGTtgacatattttattatttaataatgattaattaattaattaagctGTCTGTCTGTCTGTCGTCGCTTTTCTTCTACTACTCCAAGCAAGCAAGCAAAGCTGTCTGCCACTGCACGTTGTTTCATTCAAGTTGCATTCATTTCTATCTCAggttcattttcaattttctatttCAAATTCATGATATCATtctataataatattgtttGAATCTCACTTTAATCTTTCATTTTGTTCATTATTATCATTACATTCCATTGCAACtgcattgaagaagaagaagaatgctgCTGTTATTTACTAGTTTGTTCGTTTTAGCAATCTTTTTTCACCAAGAAGCGGTGGTGTCTGAAGATTTGCATCAACCACTCTCAAAAGTTGCTATTCATAATACCCTTTTTGCTCTTCATCCAGATGCTTCTATCAAAGCCACTCCTAATCTACTTGGCTTCAAGGTATCATGGATGGATATTTGCCATGTCATGTCACTTATTATTCACTAAATGAATTTCaatgttattattatattatagggACAAAATACAGAATGGGTCACACTCAAATATAATAATCCAAATCCATCAATACATGACTGGATTGGGGTCTTCTCTCCTGCAAACTTCAGGTACATCTTCAATATCTTACTCTATATTTCGAACATCTTCTACTTGAATTAATTCGGACTTTTTCAATGTTTCAAAATTTCCAGTTCTTCTATTTGCCCTGCTCAAAACAGACTTGTCAATCCTCCATTATTGTGTTCTGCGCCTATTAAGGTTCGTGTGTGTGCCACAATATCCATAGATAAAAAAGACTTTAAAAGTTTAACACTAAATCATCCCCTTTTCTGTTTCTTATTTCAGTTTCAGTATGCCAATTTCTCCAGTCAAAGTTACAAGAACACAGGGAAAGGTTCCTTGAAGCTTCAGTTGATTAATCAGCGATCTGATTTCTCATTTGCTCTCTTCACCGGTGGATTAACAAATGTACTTTCATATAAACTCTACACTCTAATTTCATTGTTTAAACATACATTATTGACCAATATCTTTGTGGgaacttcatttttctcaaattatttttgACAGCCAAAACTCGTTGCTGTGTCAAATAAAGTATCATTCATCAATCCAAATGCTCCAGTATATCCTAGATTAGCACAAGGCAAATCATGGGATGAAGTAAGTTTAGGATCCCTTTATATTTGTAATGTCGAATctgcattttcatttttcagctCGGGTTGTCATTCCTGTAGCATTTCAGTGCAAAAGATGTTTCTTCTCATCCCAGCTTGAAATCTTTCTTTTGAATGATATTCGTCAGTAAATGCACATATAAATATGTGTGTGTGAATAAAGAATATATgggattataaaaaaaaaaaattattacaatatGTAACAGATTACTGTAACATGGACAAGCGGATATGGGATCAGTGATGCTGAGCCTTTTGTTGAATGGGGCCGAAAAGAAGGGAAACTTGTGCAATCTCCTGCGGGGACATTGACCTTTGATCGCAACACCATGTGTGgtatgcaaatttttttgtggtaataatattgattattgatgatgttgaaatttgtaaaatatgtaATCGGAAATTTCATTCACATAGAGGAAAGAGTGCAATTGACAACATTATGAATCTTATTCATTAATCATCTATACGTACATATATATAGGTGCACCAGCAAGGACTGTTGGATGGCGTGACCCAGGATACATACACACTAGTTTTCTGAAGGAGTTGTGGCCGAATAAAGAGTATGTTttaatattccttttttttttttaatcaaacccAATAAATTGAATATTACTTTTTACAACATAAATTTCA from Medicago truncatula cultivar Jemalong A17 chromosome 8, MtrunA17r5.0-ANR, whole genome shotgun sequence includes the following:
- the LOC11410704 gene encoding 1-aminocyclopropane-1-carboxylate oxidase homolog 1 translates to MELNGSNLSHENTNSAYNRNIEVKAFEESKVGVRGLVESGVTKIPRMFYSGELNIFDNSNNNTTLSVPIIDLKGIHVDPARRIEVISQIRTACKEWGFFQVINHEIPICVLDEMLDGFRRFHEQDSEVRSQFYNRDNKKNIVYFSNASLYENKYVNWRDSFGCSMAPKPPKSEEFPEVLRDIIIEYSSKIMALGNTIFELFSEALGLDPSYLKELNCLEALYVQGHYYPSCPEPELTMGASKHTDPGFMAIVLQDQLGGLQVLHENQWVNVSPVHGALVVNVGDLLQLITNDNFVSVFHRVLLSDKGPRVSVANFFGNLYDLDESSSKVYGPIKKLLSEEIPPIYRETSFEEFMAHYLKKGYDGSKALQPFTL